A region of Sugiyamaella lignohabitans strain CBS 10342 chromosome A, complete sequence DNA encodes the following proteins:
- the YAP3 gene encoding Yap3p (Basic leucine zipper (bZIP) transcription factor; GO_component: GO:0005737 - cytoplasm [Evidence IEA,IEA]; GO_component: GO:0005634 - nucleus [Evidence IEA,IEA]; GO_component: GO:0005634 - nucleus [Evidence IPI] [PMID 9372930]; GO_function: GO:0003677 - DNA binding [Evidence IEA]; GO_function: GO:0043565 - sequence-specific DNA binding [Evidence IEA]; GO_function: GO:0043565 - sequence-specific DNA binding [Evidence IDA] [PMID 19111667]; GO_function: GO:0003700 - sequence-specific DNA binding transcription factor activity [Evidence IEA]; GO_function: GO:0003700 - sequence-specific DNA binding transcription factor activity [Evidence IDA] [PMID 9372930]; GO_process: GO:0006357 - regulation of transcription from RNA polymerase II promoter [Evidence IDA] [PMID 9372930]; GO_process: GO:0006355 - regulation of transcription, DNA-templated [Evidence IEA,IEA]; GO_process: GO:0006351 - transcription, DNA-templated [Evidence IEA]) — translation MSAFYYDQTALQAPYQKPPAPLPSATEFTLPHDPADPANLDWVECDKILSSSHGNPGVGSPNDPSPSHSLHSLNNNSSNAQFFINPLMPSPESSESGQSTIAPIGNGSYSSALKPEDEIMNGTSGGMHLTGAPVDDSEVKRKAQNRAAQRAFRERKEQRVRELEIKLAESEEVVKKLTQENQKLTQENTVLKTENQVLRNSHHSNLQTAGSNGPPAPQQATFPSHQFYASLLEGHEDGSSNDPGSPGTGEVQPSYIVYERNHGETMLGAGTVWQMLMEDPVMSAEDVDISFVVQYIKDKAVCDGYGPVYPLREVHEGIRLAKAEKAKSEKAKIL, via the coding sequence ATGTCCGCATTTTACTACGACCAGACTGCTCTACAGGCCCCTTACCAGAAACCTCCTGCACCCTTACCTAGTGCTACTGAGTTCACTCTGCCTCATGACCCTGCCGACCCTGCTAACCTAGACTGGGTCGAATGTGACAAGATCCTCAGCTCGAGCCATGGAAATCCTGGTGTTGGATCTCCAAACGACCCTTCGCCTTCACACAGCCTACACTCATTGAACAACAACTCGTCGAATGCACAGTTCTTTATCAACCCCCTGATGCCGTCTCCTGAATCTTCGGAGTCCGGACAATCTACAATTGCACCCATTGGAAATGGTTCTTACTCATCGGCGCTAAAGCCTGAAGATGAAATCATGAACGGCACCAGTGGAGGTATGCATTTGACCGGAGCCCCTGTTGATGATAGTGAAgtcaaaagaaaagcaCAGAATCGTGCTGCACAACGGGCATTCCGCGAACGTAAAGAACAAAGGGTGAGAGAACTCGAGATTAAGCTGGCTGAATCTGAAGAAGTGGTGAAAAAGCTGACTCAGGAAAATCAAAAGCTTACTCAGGAAAACACTGTTCTCAAAACTGAGAACCAAGTTCTGCGAAACTCGCACCATTCCAATCTACAAACTGCGGGTAGCAATGGTCCCCCAGCTCCACAACAAGCTACTTTTCCTAGCCACCAGTTCTACGCCAGCTTACTAGAAGGCCATGAAGACGGTTCATCAAACGACCCTGGATCCCCTGGTACGGGGGAGGTGCAACCGTCTTACATAGTGTATGAACGAAACCATGGAGAGACTATGCTTGGTGCGGGAACGGTGTGGCAAATGCTCATGGAGGACCCAGTAATGTCAGCAGAAGACGTTGACATCAGTTTTGTGGTACAATACATTAAAGATAAAGCCGTCTGTGATGGCTATGGACCTGTGTACCCCCTACGAGAGGTGCACGAGGGCATTCGTCTCGCCAAAGCCGAAAAGGCCAAATCGGAGAAGGCAAAAATCCTTTAG
- the TPO1 gene encoding Tpo1p (Polyamine transporter of the major facilitator superfamily; member of the 12-spanner drug:H(+) antiporter DHA1 family; recognizes spermine, putrescine, and spermidine; catalyzes uptake of polyamines at alkaline pH and excretion at acidic pH; during oxidative stress exports spermine, spermidine from the cell, which controls timing of expression of stress-responsive genes; phosphorylation enhances activity and sorting to the plasma membrane; GO_component: GO:0033101 - cellular bud membrane [Evidence IDA] [PMID 13679573]; GO_component: GO:0000329 - fungal-type vacuole membrane [Evidence IMP] [PMID 11171066]; GO_component: GO:0016021 - integral component of membrane [Evidence IEA,IEA]; GO_component: GO:0016021 - integral component of membrane [Evidence ISM] [PMID 12192589]; GO_component: GO:0016020 - membrane [Evidence IEA]; GO_component: GO:0005886 - plasma membrane [Evidence IEA,IEA]; GO_component: GO:0005886 - plasma membrane [Evidence IDA] [PMID 12562762]; GO_component: GO:0005886 - plasma membrane [Evidence IDA,IMP] [PMID 15637075]; GO_function: GO:0015297 - antiporter activity [Evidence IEA]; GO_function: GO:0015606 - spermidine transmembrane transporter activity [Evidence IMP] [PMID 11171066]; GO_function: GO:0015606 - spermidine transmembrane transporter activity [Evidence IDA,IMP] [PMID 15637075]; GO_function: GO:0000297 - spermine transmembrane transporter activity [Evidence IMP] [PMID 11171066]; GO_function: GO:0000297 - spermine transmembrane transporter activity [Evidence IDA,IMP] [PMID 15637075]; GO_function: GO:0000297 - spermine transmembrane transporter activity [Evidence IMP] [PMID 9920864]; GO_process: GO:1902047 - polyamine transmembrane transport [Evidence IMP] [PMID 24136413]; GO_process: GO:0015847 - putrescine transport [Evidence IMP] [PMID 9920864]; GO_process: GO:0015848 - spermidine transport [Evidence IMP] [PMID 11171066]; GO_process: GO:0015848 - spermidine transport [Evidence IDA,IMP] [PMID 15637075]; GO_process: GO:0015848 - spermidine transport [Evidence IMP] [PMID 9920864]; GO_process: GO:0000296 - spermine transport [Evidence IMP] [PMID 11171066]; GO_process: GO:0000296 - spermine transport [Evidence IDA,IMP] [PMID 15637075]; GO_process: GO:0000296 - spermine transport [Evidence IMP] [PMID 9920864]; GO_process: GO:0055085 - transmembrane transport [Evidence IEA]; GO_process: GO:0006810 - transport [Evidence IEA]), producing the protein MSETSHSAPPSTESAGFEKGFDKEQGEFEPKPMAEDSDIENSGAAAPQKFYGGDRDVESQRRLSRTSTNISEEANVETDYIARVLTGGSRRSNRPTPNMGGGKDYPPLLNYDKDLYKVEFDGPDDPMHPHNWPLKKKLPICAALGFTTFTVAWGSAIFASAVEVVAAKYHVSVTVGILCVSLYVMGFASGPILWAPLSEVYGRKIPSVISIFGFMLFSFAAATSKDFQTLILCRFFGGFFGAAPLAVVAAAFADMFGNEMRGTAISIFSLMVFCGPLLAPVVGGFIVNSYLGWRWTEYITGIMAAVALLSCVFLYEETYHPMILVQKAKLIRKATGNQLVYAPHEQVEIDMAELVTKNLTRPIVMTVTEPIIFLISLYTAFIYGILYLCLEAYPIIFSGYKMKGGIVELPYLGLLVGCVVGGFVIALFFEPQYNKKLAANNGKPVPEARLPPMIAGGIAFPIGIFWLTWTGNYPESVHWAAPAVSGLFTGFGLICVFLPAINYIVDSYLFFAASALAGNTFMRSSFGAAFPLFAIQMFHNLGINWAGTLIGCLAVVLIPVPVLFYIYGKKLRQKSKFAFDL; encoded by the coding sequence ATGAGTGAGACGAGCCATTCTGCTCCTCCATCTACTGAATCAGCCGGATTCGAAAAAGGTTTCGATAAAGAACAAGGAGAGTTCGAACCGAAACCAATGGCTGAAGATAGCGACATTGAGAacagtggtgctgctgcacccCAAAAATTTTATGGTGGTGACCGAGATGTAGAGAGTCAGCGTAGGCTATCCAGAACTAGTACCaatatttctgaagaagctaATGTCGAGACTGATTATATTGCACGAGTGTTGACTGGAGGATCAAGAAGGTCCAATAGACCCACTCCAAACATGGGTGGTGGAAAGGACTATCCTCCACTTCTTAATTATGATAAAGATCTGTACAAAGTTGAGTTTGACGGTCCTGACGACCCAATGCATCCTCACAACTGGcctttgaaaaagaagcttCCCATTTGTGCTGCATTAGGATTCACTACTTTCACAGTGGCATGGGGTTCTGCTATATTTGCATCTGCTGTTGAAGTCGTCGCTGCAAAGTACCATGTCAGTGTGACAGTGGGAATTCTCTGTGTTTCCTTATATGTCATGGGTTTCGCTTCGGGCCCCATTCTCTGGGCTCCTCTTTCTGAAGTCTACGGACGAAAGATACCTAGTgttatttctattttcgGTTTCATGTTGTTCAGTTTTGCCGCTGCTACATCCAAGGATTTTCAGACATTGATTTTATGTAGATTCTTTGGCGGGTTCTTTGGAGCTGCTCCTTTGGccgttgttgctgctgcttttgctgATATGTTTGGTAATGAGATGAGAGGTACTGCTATTAGTATTTTCTCATTGATGGTTTTCTGTGGTCCTTTGTTGGCTCCAGTTGTCGGTGGTTTCATCGTGAATTCGTATTTGGGCTGGAGATGGACTGAGTATATTACTGGTATCATGGCTGCCGTGGCCCTGCTTTCATGTGTCTTTTTGTATGAGGAGACTTACCACCCTATGATTCTTGTTCAAAAGGCAAAGCTTATTAGAAAAGCAACTGGCAATCAGCTTGTATATGCGCCACACGAACAAGTGGAAATCGACATGGCTGAGTTGGTCACCAAGAACCTTACCAGACCTATTGTGATGACGGTGACTGAACCCATTATCTTCCTTATCTCGTTATACACTGCCTTCATTTACGGTATTTTGTATCTATGTTTGGAGGCCTACCCAATCATTTTCAGTGGCTACAAAATGAAGGGTGGAATTGTCGAACTTCCATATCTTGGACTTCTTGTTGGATGTGTTGTTGGTGGCTTCGTAATTGCCCTGTTTTTTGAACCCCAGTATAATAAGAAACTTGCTGCTAATAATGGCAAGCCCGTTCCTGAGGCTAGATTACCTCCTATGATTGCTGGAGGAATTGCTTTCCCTATTGGAATTTTCTGGTTGACTTGGACTGGTAACTACCCTGAGTCCGTTCACTGGGCTGCTCCTGCCGTATCAGGACTTTTCACTGGCTTCGGCTTGATTTGCGTGTTCCTTCCCGCTATTAATTACATTGTCGATTCATACCTGTTTTTTGCAGCATCTGCTTTGGCAGGAAACACTTTCATGCGTTCATCTTTCGGTGCCGCTTTCCCACTGTTCGCTATCCAAATGTTCCACAACTTGGGTATCAACTGGGCCGGTACTTTGATTGGATGTCTTGCTGTGGTCCTCATTCCAGTACCAGTCCTCTTCTACATCTACGGAAAGAAACTCAGACAGAAGAGTAAGTTCGCCTTCGATCTCTAG
- the SNF1 gene encoding AMP-activated serine/threonine-protein kinase catalytic subunit SNF1 (AMP-activated serine/threonine protein kinase; found in a complex containing Snf4p and members of the Sip1p/Sip2p/Gal83p family; required for transcription of glucose-repressed genes, thermotolerance, sporulation, and peroxisome biogenesis; involved in regulation of the nucleocytoplasmic shuttling of Hxk2p; regulates filamentous growth in response to starvation; SUMOylation by Mms21p inhibits its function and targets Snf1p for destruction via the Slx5-Slx8 Ubiquitin ligase; GO_component: GO:0031588 - AMP-activated protein kinase complex [Evidence IDA] [PMID 12393914]; GO_component: GO:0031588 - AMP-activated protein kinase complex [Evidence IDA,IPI] [PMID 2481228]; GO_component: GO:0031588 - AMP-activated protein kinase complex [Evidence IPI] [PMID 9121458]; GO_component: GO:0005737 - cytoplasm [Evidence IPI] [PMID 11331606]; GO_component: GO:0005737 - cytoplasm [Evidence IDA] [PMID 17237508]; GO_component: GO:0000324 - fungal-type vacuole [Evidence IPI] [PMID 11331606]; GO_component: GO:0016020 - membrane [Evidence IEA]; GO_component: GO:0005739 - mitochondrion [Evidence IDA] [PMID 14576278]; GO_component: GO:0005739 - mitochondrion [Evidence IDA] [PMID 16823961]; GO_component: GO:0005641 - nuclear envelope lumen [Evidence IDA] [PMID 17237508]; GO_component: GO:0031965 - nuclear membrane [Evidence IEA]; GO_component: GO:0005634 - nucleus [Evidence IEA]; GO_component: GO:0005634 - nucleus [Evidence IPI] [PMID 11331606]; GO_component: GO:0005634 - nucleus [Evidence IDA] [PMID 17237508]; GO_function: GO:0004679 - AMP-activated protein kinase activity [Evidence IMP] [PMID 11486005]; GO_function: GO:0004679 - AMP-activated protein kinase activity [Evidence IMP] [PMID 2557546]; GO_function: GO:0004679 - AMP-activated protein kinase activity [Evidence IMP] [PMID 7913470]; GO_function: GO:0005524 - ATP binding [Evidence IEA,IEA]; GO_function: GO:0016301 - kinase activity [Evidence IEA]; GO_function: GO:0000166 - nucleotide binding [Evidence IEA]; GO_function: GO:0004672 - protein kinase activity [Evidence IEA]; GO_function: GO:0004672 - protein kinase activity [Evidence IDA] [PMID 16319894]; GO_function: GO:0004674 - protein serine/threonine kinase activity [Evidence IEA,IEA]; GO_function: GO:0004674 - protein serine/threonine kinase activity [Evidence IDA] [PMID 11486005]; GO_function: GO:0004674 - protein serine/threonine kinase activity [Evidence IDA] [PMID 2557546]; GO_function: GO:0004674 - protein serine/threonine kinase activity [Evidence IDA] [PMID 7913470]; GO_function: GO:0016740 - transferase activity [Evidence IEA]; GO_function: GO:0016772 - transferase activity, transferring phosphorus-containing groups [Evidence IEA]; GO_process: GO:0042710 - biofilm formation [Evidence IMP] [PMID 12024013]; GO_process: GO:0005975 - carbohydrate metabolic process [Evidence IEA]; GO_process: GO:0007155 - cell adhesion [Evidence IMP] [PMID 12556493]; GO_process: GO:0006995 - cellular response to nitrogen starvation [Evidence IDA] [PMID 12024013]; GO_process: GO:0071940 - fungal-type cell wall assembly [Evidence IMP] [PMID 24486034]; GO_process: GO:0001403 - invasive growth in response to glucose limitation [Evidence IMP] [PMID 11095711]; GO_process: GO:0001403 - invasive growth in response to glucose limitation [Evidence IMP] [PMID 12556493]; GO_process: GO:0017148 - negative regulation of translation [Evidence IGI,IMP] [PMID 18955495]; GO_process: GO:0016310 - phosphorylation [Evidence IEA]; GO_process: GO:1900436 - positive regulation of filamentous growth of a population of unicellular organisms in response to starvation [Evidence IMP] [PMID 22904036]; GO_process: GO:0045722 - positive regulation of gluconeogenesis [Evidence IMP] [PMID 8628258]; GO_process: GO:0045722 - positive regulation of gluconeogenesis [Evidence IMP] [PMID 8710504]; GO_process: GO:0045722 - positive regulation of gluconeogenesis [Evidence IMP] [PMID 9111319]; GO_process: GO:0006468 - protein phosphorylation [Evidence IEA]; GO_process: GO:0006468 - protein phosphorylation [Evidence IDA] [PMID 11486005]; GO_process: GO:0006468 - protein phosphorylation [Evidence IDA] [PMID 16319894]; GO_process: GO:0007124 - pseudohyphal growth [Evidence IMP] [PMID 12024013]; GO_process: GO:0006109 - regulation of carbohydrate metabolic process [Evidence IGI,IPI] [PMID 12167649]; GO_process: GO:0001302 - replicative cell aging [Evidence IGI,IMP] [PMID 10921902]), which yields MSVPSAPPPHAGGHGNADVMPSFGHEGGSAGRIGRYQIIKTLGEGSFGKVKLAYHMATHARVALKIINRKTLAKSDMQGRIEREISYLRLLRHPHIIKLYDVIKSKDEIVMVIEFAGNELFDYIVQRGKMREDEARRFFQQIISAVEYCHRHKIVHRDLKPENLLLDEDLNVKIADFGLSNIMTDGNFLKTSCGSPNYAAPEVISGKLYAGPEVDVWSCGVILYVMLCGRLPFDDEFIPVLFKKISGGVYTIPNFLSPGAKHLLQRMLVVNPLNRITVQEIIEDPWFKVGIASYLLPPVEQDDGNEDHKEGNDSKTATEKVDDGIVASLGKTMGYDKEQVYEALKSSDDNGSEIRDAYYLLKDNHQASGDIHFKKDDIDRYLSEHPEDADDLKQPFSRTSTPVLAATASSPGTPVSSSGKPYGRGNPPTLTFDKRFQGGVAIDSNSLTTPHTTIAILPTSLPAYHRANMIAEGIQPSKKLNPISTKKSKTRWHFGIRSRSYPLDVMGEIYRALRNLGAEWAKPVDDDLWTIHVRWKCGLPLKQSLSNSCSGITTSGESTPQTTAVNSGDVTPTEANNNTDTSVTPRETPKTELMKMRIQLYQLEQNNYLVDFKFDGWENPDGTAHPKGAAAPIPEFDSFSAYPFLHLATKLIMELAVNSQA from the coding sequence ATGTCAGTTCCTAGtgcaccacctccacaTGCGGGAGGTCATGGCAACGCTGATGTCATGCCCTCGTTTGGCCACGAGGGTGGAAGTGCAGGCAGAATTGGCAGATATCAGATTATCAAAACACTTGGAGAAGGTTCCTTCGGTAAAGTCAAATTGGCATATCATATGGCAACACACGCCAGAGTCGCTCTAAAGATTATCAATAGAAAGACACTGGCCAAATCTGACATGCAAGGACGGATTGAGCGGGAGATATCATATCTTCGTTTACTAAGACACCCTCACATTATTAAGTTATATGATGTTATTAAATCCAAAGATGAAATCGTAATGGTTATCGAGTTTGCTGGCAATGAATTGTTCGATTATATTGTACAAAGAGGTAAAATGcgtgaagatgaagcaaGACGCTTTTTCCAACAAATCATATCTGCAGTAGAGTACTGTCATCGTCACAAGATTGTCCATCGAGACTTGAAGCCCGAAAACTTGTTACTGGATGAAGACTTGAATGTCAAAATTGCTGATTTTGGTCTGTCTAACATCATGACTGATGGTAACTTCTTGAAGACGTCGTGTGGATCGCCCAATTATGCAGCTCCAGAGGTCATCTCTGGTAAGCTTTATGCTGGTCCTGAAGTGGACGTCTGGTCTTGTGGTGTCATTCTATACGTCATGTTATGCGGAAGACTACCGTTCGACGACGAGTTTATTCCTGTCttattcaagaagattagtggtggtgtttACACAATTCCCAACTTCCTGTCTCCTGGTGCAAAGCACTTGTTACAAAGAATGTTGGTTGTAAACCCTCTGAATCGTATCACGGTTCAAGAAATAATAGAAGATCCTTGGTTCAAGGTCGGCATCGCTTCTTATCTCCTTCCTCCCGTTGAACAAGATGATGGCAACGAAGACCACAAAGAAGGAAACGATTCCAAGACTGCAACAGAGAAAGTTGATGATGGAATTGTGGCATCACTCGGTAAAACCATGGGATATGATAAGGAACAAGTTTATGAGGCACTCAAGAGTTCGGATGATAATGGTAGTGAGATTAGAGATGCATATTACCTGCTCAAGGACAACCATCAGGCTTCTGGAGATATTCATTTTAAGAAGGATGATATTGATCGGTATCTCAGCGAGCATCCAGAGGATGCTGATGATCTTAAGCAACCATTTTCTCGTACTTCCACTCCAGTACTCGCTGCTACTGCATCATCTCCTGGAACGCCAGTGTCTTCATCAGGCAAGCCATACGGTCGAGGTAATCCACCTACATTAACATTTGATAAGCGGTTCCAGGGAGGAGTAGCTATTGATTCAAACTCACTCACAACGCCACATACAACTATTGCGATTTTACCCACTTCTCTGCCAGCATACCACCGGGCTAATATGATCGCCGAGGGCATACAACCATCTAAGAAGCTGAATCCAATCTCGACGAAAAAGTCAAAGACACGATGGCATTTTGGCATTCGTTCGAGGTCTTATCCTTTAGATGTTATGGGCGAAATTTATCGGGCATTACGGAATTTGGGCGCTGAATGGGCCAAGCCTGTAGATGATGATTTGTGGACTATCCACGTCCGTTGGAAGTGTGGTTTACCACTCAAGCAGTCCCTTTCAAACTCCTGTTCAGGTATAACAACTTCTGGGGAGAGCACTCCGCAGACAACAGCTGTAAATTCTGGCGATGTCACGCCTACTGAGGCAAATAACAACACCGACACATCAGTTACACCACGGGAGACACCGAAAACAGAACTCATGAAGATGCGTATCCAACTCTACCAGTTGGAACAAAACAATTACCTTGTCGACTTCAAGTTTGATGGATGGGAGAATCCAGATGGCACTGCCCATCCCAAgggtgcagcagcaccaatcCCAGAATTTGACTCATTTTCTGCATATCCATTTTTGCATCTGGCTACGAAACTCATCATGGAACTGGCCGTCAATAGCCAGGCATAG